The DNA sequence GTGTGACATGCTCAGAAAAGAGCATCTACAATATGCAGAACAATGGGAATACGACGTCCGTGTTTTTGATCATTTGGCCTGTAACCAGAGAATCGCTCTTCTAGCTGAAGTTGCAAGATACCTGCTGACTGAAACTGATAATTACCCCTCTTTGAATGCTATAAATGAGGGAACTGTTGGTGCAATCTATGCGAATATCAGGGTCAATATTATTATTGAATTAGATGAGTCAAATTTCAATGATAAACCAGAAATAGCTGAGATTAGTAGTTGGAGATCGCTCATCCTAGCTGCCTGTGCGGAAGCTGGATTCGAAGATCTACCTGATACTAATAATCATGACTATAATGAGTGGAAAATAAACTTAGATATCTTAGAAGAGCAAGTATTATGGGATCGAGATTTTGAGAGTAGTAATTTTTATCTTGATCTTTCTCCGGAAACCGGGAAGCCTCTAAAAGACTATATGCGATTAGATGATGACTACTTTATTGCAATTCCAGCTGCCCCAACTGATAAAGAGGTGGAAATTGCACTTGAAACTCTTATGAAATTGACACGGTAGCCTAAATGTAAACAACGATCAGAAAAAGTCTATTAAGCCTGCAGAAAGTTTGAATTGGCTGTTCTGAAAGAAGATTCAGGGAAATGGTCTTTGGAACAACCGGGATATCAACTCACTGGTGGGCATATATAGAGCGAAATCTGTAATGATGAAATAACAATCAATGCCCCAAATTATCTTTAAGGAGTATTAGATACAATAATCGTGGCTTAGATTGACCACAAAAACAATACAACTTGATTGACGCGCGAGCGTCAAGAACTGCTTCCTCAGAAACGACCAACCTGAGCTCACAAAGCTCTTGTATGTACAGAAGCAGTGCTTGAGCCGCGCCCCGTACGGGGCGTTGGCCAGGTACTGTTCTGTACGCCCCTTGGTCGGGGTCTGAGGAGCGGGCCTGGTCCAGCGTCCTTATTTTTTGCTCACCAGCGTTATCGACACTCGCGATCCACAGTTTCTCATTTCCTGAATAGAAATGAGAAGTCCTTTGATGGGAGTGAGTGATATGGAGTTCCCACGGGTAGATTCCAAATGGTGGCTGGCGAATGGCGATCAGCATGAGGGTCCGTTCTCTGTTAATGAAATTCTTGCTCGGGTGGCTCAGTCCAACCTACGTCACGATCAACTGGCATGTCCCGTTGGAGGCAGTAAGTGGAAACCTCTCACAGAATGGGACGTATTTGCTGAAACTATAGATCGTTCTGAACACATCCCGCTTCCCCCTCCGTTACCGTCACAAAAACCGGGAAATGTTCCCTGGAACCCGACTCATCTCTGGTACCTGGGATTGCTTTTCAGCCCTCTGTGGCTGGGGATTCTAACCGCTCTTAACAGCAAAAGACTGGAACAGAAAATATCAGTCTGGGCACCTGTCGGATTGGGATGCGGCTGGCTCGTTGCGGACATCTTATTTGATCAGTTCGTTTTAAGCTCCTTGATTGTCTCAATCTTGCTGCTGGGGGGATTTGCGTTCGCGTTTTGGTATTTGCTCCTTGAAAAACAGCAGGAACAGTTTGATTCGATTACGGAGACCAACAAGAGCCCTGGTAGCTGGTTAGTCCCTTGTCTAGCCGGATCTCCGTTGGCCCTGCTTCAGCTGGTTGGACTTGCCGTTGCATTTCTTCCAACTAGTCCACGGGATGTCTGTAGTGAGTTTCTAGCCGCTGATTCTCCCCATGAAGCAAAACAATATACCACACTTAACATGACTCCGATTCTTCGGCAGTTTGAACTTCTCGAAACTCTTACCAAGCAGCTTCCAGAATCACAGGAAGACGAAAATGAGATTGAATACTTTCAACTGACTGACGAAGCTGAAGCTGCTCCCGATGTCGGGGGGTATTTAGTTGGTTACCGATCTACTATGCCGGATGAAAATGGTGGTGCTTTCACCCTGAATGGATATTTTCATTTATTAGAAGTTAAGGGGGAATGGAAAATTGACAGCTGGATCATTACACACTTCAACAATCAACCCCTGGATAACGGCCCCACATCGATGTTGACCTTTTTCAAGGGGATCACAGACGAAATGCAGCGGCAGATTGATCAGAAATCTTCAACCGCAAAAGGTAAAAGCCCGCTGAAACGAGATTACTCTATTTATAACTATGGGATCACACCGACAAACAACTCTCTCTCGTCTGCTCCCGTGAAGCAAGAAAACTCACAGCCCAATCCAGCTCCTGAAGACTCAAAGAAAAAGACTGAAACCAAGAGAAATAATCTTCCTACTCTGATTGTTTCGTTACTACAAAGTATTTTCGGTGAATCGGGAGGCCGAATTGTGTTCATTCTGATCATCATCGGAGTGCTCACTTATAACTGGAGAAACAGCCATTCCTGATTCAGTTACAGGAATTCTATCAAAAAGTCTAAATTGCAGATGTGATTTATTTTTTTTTAGCGGAACACCAGCGATGCCAGATCGAATAGTCAAACCAAAATGGTGGATCTCGAACGGTGAGAGGCCAGACGGTCCGTATGACGTTGATATCGTACGCGAACGAATCAGGACACGCGAGCTCTTTCCGGATAACCTTGCCTGTCCGGTTGGCGGAGAGGAGTGGAGACCACTTAGAGATTGGAAGGAAGTGTTCGCAGACGCTATTTCTGTTGCCGTATCACGACTTCCACCACCTCCCCCGATCAACACCACCGATGATCGTTTTCAGGTGAGATCTGCACCAGAAGAGTTAACTCTTCAACCAGGTAGAGAAAGGAGACCAATCTCAGAAAATACAGAGGGGCAACCTATCACCTCATCTGAACCTTATCCCAATATTGCCTACGGCGCTGATGTCGCATTTGAACCCTATCTCCAGAATCTCCAGGACCTAAAAAAATACGTGAAATCGGGCTGGATCTTATACCTACTGATAATGGTTCCGTTTTTTCTGCCAGACTTTGGTTCGACTCCCGGTAGTCCCTGGTTCCTTGCTATCATTGCGACAATCATCGGTGGCATTCTCTTCTCTGTTTTGATTCAACCCCAAGAAAATGATTATGGGATCGGTATCAGTGTATTCGTCTTTACATTCATCATTGCAATACCGTTGCTTTTTTTCTTCCAAGAAATGGCTTCCAAGTATGCAGGAACTCCTTTTACGGAGGTCATGCAGTCCGGCGGGGGGCGTTTCAAACTTTTTATGTGTCTGACCTGGTTAATCGGAAATGGCTATAACCAAATCTCTCCTGAAGATATGGGAGCGAGCCTACCTTTCTTTTACCATTTAGTTGCAATGTTCTCAAGTGTCGCTTTATGCGAAGAAGTGTTGAAACTCATTCCAGTATTATACGTGGCGAAACATACCGTGGGGGACTGGAAGCAGAGATGCTTGTTTGTAGGAGCCATGTCAGGGCTCGGATTCGGTGTTGTGGAGGGAGTGCTGTACCATTCCCAGGTATATCAGCCCCAGGCAATGTCGCTCTCGATCTATTTGATTCGTTTCTTCTCAGTAGCGACGCTTCATGGCTGCTGGACGATTATTTCTGCTGCCTGTTTTTATCATCTAATAGAAAATCCAGATGATAATACTCATAAACCACCAGAAGATATCTTTGAATGTACGTTTTTGATTCTAGTTTCGGTGATCTCTTCGATGATCTTGCACAGTCTCTATAATGTGCTCGTTACTTGGTCATTGTTCCTGGGATTATTAGTGGCCTGGTTGACAGTTTTTATCACGGTACGAGTATTTGACGCTCGATCAGAGCTTCAGAACCTGCCTTGTACGGATTCAACTGGAACGAAGTAGTCACTCTGTTGCCTTAAATTCAAATTCCGCCTCGCAAAACAGCGGAATCAAGAGGCGCATCGTGGACCCAACACGGAAAACTGGTAATATTTAGCTGAATGAAGCATATTTTCGCTATTTCTCACCTGGTGGCAGTCATCTTTTTCCCCATCGTCTCTGTCTTGATCGCCTTATCCTTATCAGTAGCACTGTAGACCTAAATTTTGGCCAAAAACGTGTCATAATAAATAGGATGGAAAATGCTTATCTATTGCTTTTCCAAGCCGATTAAATGGGACGATAAATTCTCAGATTCTTAGTACTTGGTGACTGTTTATTGACTTCATGTTCCCACTGCTTCCCGACATTTTTTCAATCGACGTTGTAATTCTTGTCTGGTTTTTCGGGTACTCTGAAAATTTTTATCCAACTCTAATGGATCGAGCTCAGCACCCTCTAGGAATTCTGTAAACGCTTCATCGATATTTCTTACCTTTCGGTTCAATCGCTCTCTATATCTGGCATACAAACCACATTCCAGGAAAACAAACATTTTCAGCATGGTCGAAAATCTGTTGTATCCCCACCCTGGTTTATCTTCTCCCGGATTATCTTTGCCGAACCAACCCTGAAGATGTTTTTTATGACCATACATCAAATGATGATTTGCGATGTCATGTAATTTCAGATCCTGATCAGCAAGTAAATACCAGGGAATAAACAGTGTCAGTCCTGCTGCTCCATCGACTTTCTCGCTGTATTGGGAAGCCCCGACTGGATTCGAATGCATCGGAACCGGAAGATGTGGTGTCGCCAGTCTTTCCAGACTCCAATCGTAATAAAACTGAGTATAACCTGCATAAAAGGGTCTCTGACTTTTGGGCAGCGGGGTAGTGTCTCTCAGCATCTTCATAGGAGGCACACTAGGGAACTCCCCCCTTTGTTGAATCATTCCCCACCACTCCCCCAGAAACACTGTGTTGGAAAGCTGAAACCCAGAATCAGTCACCAACCAGCCAGCATATCCAATTTGGCGTTCCTGGGCCTGTAACTTATACTTCTCTTCCTCCTTGAAATAGTTTTTGATCATGAGCTCAGAGCAACCATTGCTTCTCATGCAATCTTCAATCGTTAAACGAAGATCATGACTGATTCTAGTATGCTCAGCCTGGAAATGGCGGGTACCGTCATTATAAGGAGGAAAATATTCTTTTAGCAGGGGATACCAAAAAGGCTGTTTTAAAAAGAGCCCCATCCCTGCGATCTCATTCAGATCATACTCAAACTGAAGTTCTTGTTTACTCCACAGACCGGGAAGATGTTTATTCAGGGCATGTATAAAATCAACTGGCAAGGCATAAATTACATCTTTATCCAGGCATAATCGATCTGGATATCGCCTCTTCAGCTCGTCCCAAGCGGTATGGTTCTTTTCTTGAATCTTTGAGTCCTGCGACATTCTGAGCCTCCTTCAACAGCATGCCATGATGTATACAAAGGTGCAAATAAATATAATCTAATCAATGACTCCCCAATTGAGGTAAACGAATTCTAAAACGCTTACCTCGATATTGTCCGTCCATCTTGGAATATTTCTGCCGGATCTTATTTTTTCTTCTAACTATCCGGTGTTTTCTGATGTCCACAGATGTGCAGATAAATTCTAATCAGCCTGATCGGGAAAAAGAACGTCAGGATGCTGCTCCTGATGATTCTTTAAAGACCGTCCGAAAGTCACCCTTTAAATCTCGCGAGATGGTTCGTTCAGAACTGATGGGAGATCATACCCATGAAACGAGTGTTGGTGTCAACGTCCACATCTACGAAAGAGATGGGAAATATCTGGCGCGTGGCCGTTTTGAAAGAAGACCGTTTGGAGAAACACTAGGAACAGATCTACAGGAAGCCAAATCTAAGCTGAGAGAATTACTGCATAGGCTTGACTCTGGCACATTTGTTCCCCCGAGTGACGCCCGAAAGCAGATATTAAAAACCAGAAGAATTCCGAACCTGACTCTGCGCCAACTTTGTGATAGATTCTTGAGCGAAAAACGCAAAACCCGGGGGAAAAAAACTACCAGAAGCTATATGAATCGGCTTGCACCTGCCCTGGATTATGCGGAATTAGCTCAATCACTTAAAAAATGGCCCGCTGCAAATTTACTCAACAGAGACTTTGCTCTCGGCTTAGTCGAATTTCTATTCAACCGAAAGGTGACTAGGAACGGTAGCACAAATGCTCCCACAAAACCGATGTCCGCACGTCAGATACAAAATTGTCTGGACACGTTAAGGATGGTTTTAAAATGGGCCTGTAGAGCAGACGTACGCAATCTTCCACCTGATTTTGTCAATCCTGTTTCGACCGACCTTGTTGAACATTCATTTAATAAAGATCCTCTCCGGCAATGTGTATTTCCACTTGAGCGAAGGATCGAGCTCCTAAATGCCATGGATGACTGGCAATTCAAATCACTGAGCATACTTTTCGTATTGCCCCTCCGTGTAGAAGATGTCGCAGGCCTCCTCGTCAGTGATGTGGACTTCGAAAAGCAGCAGGTATACTTCGGAAGTCGCTTTGGAGGATCAGACTTTAATAAAGGAAAAGTTGATGTTCAATTTCCGTTTCCTGAAGATCTGATACCTTTGTTTCGTATGTCGGTGGGAGAGCGGGTTGAAGGTCCACTTTTCCTGAATCGGAAGATTTACCAAGGGAAATCCTCAATAAGATATGCATTCGACTCGAAGTCAGATTTAGAACAACAGTATCAACATGAATTAGCTAAGGCTCCGAAAGGTACTATTCTTAACAGCCAGGATCGGAAAGCTGCGTTCCGTAAGTTCTTGAGCAAAGCTGGTGGCGTTACCAGTGCCTATGTAGGAAAACAACTGCGTCAGGTAATTGGAAAAGGTCAACCTGGTAAACCACATGACTTCCGCGGTTCCATAACACAGGAGATGAAAGAAGCTGGTGTACCATTTTTAGAATTACGGTACCTAACTGCGCACGCTGTGAATGACATTATTAACGTGTATTCCGGCCTGAATCCCAAACAAGAAATCGCTAAATATTACGACAAGATTCGTCCCCTGCTGGAGGCGATTAAGACTCGCACGGAACAACTTGTAACGTCGGAAATAAGTGCTTGCCAAAGTCGATCGAATCCAGTACAAGATACATTACCTGAAGGTGGTCAGAATGTTTAAATTCGGTTGGTGCACCGCTGGTGCACAACTGGTGCAAACGCCAGACAGCCGGATCAAGTGTGTGGTTGCAGAACCAAAAAACCATCGAAGTAAGCAACTGTTTTATTTTCAATTAGTTACGCACCATTAGGTTTATTTTCGCCGCGTTAAAATCAGCTTTGAAACCACCCAGGCGGAGAGTCCCCCTCTCTCCGCTTATTTGATTGCCGTTGAGTTATAACCCTATAACTCAGCGGCATTTGCTTTTTCTGGACCGCTCCAGAGCTTCCCATTTGTGGCACTTTTTGTGGCGTTTTGTGGCACGGGGGTTCTCTGAAAGGTTCTGCTGATGAAGCAATCATCAAAACAAAATCGGAAGACTTCGTTCCGAATCGGCAAAGTCCGCGGCGATCTGCGCGGGAAAATCTGGTACCTCACCTACCACGAAAATGGCAAGCGTTTGCGACCCAAAATTGGTCCGGACAAAGAACAGGCCCGGCAGATGGCCGCGCGTATTACTTCCCAGTTAGAGTCTCACACTCATTCTGTATTCAATTTTGAACCCGTTCAAATCGATGATTTGCAAACCAGATGGCTCAACCATCATGAACAAGTATTGCGGTCCTCATTACAGACCATCCGCCGCTACCGTGCTGCGACAACTCATCTGATTAACTTCATTGCGCAAAAAGGAGTTGCTTCGAAAACATCACTATTCCAGGTCGGACATGCAGAAGAGTTCGTGCATTATCTGCGTACGATCAAAGTCGCTCCCAATGGTCATGAGAATTCGCAGAAACGCCCCCTGCTCGACAAAGGCATCAAATACATCCTGCAATGTTGCCGAAGCATGTTTGGCTACGCGATAAAACGACGGCACCTTTCTCCCTATGCCGAAAATCCGTTCTCCTGTCTCGACCTGGACCGCATCCCGATCGAAAATGCCAAAGCTGTTTCTATCTTCAGTCCCGATCAGGAAAAGGCATTTCTGGAAGCCTGCGATGACTGGCAGTTTCCTATCTTTCTCACGCTCATGCTGACGGGGCTCCGGCCAGGAGAACTCACGCACTTGCTGTTACCAGACGATCTCGATCTGAAAACAGGAATGCTCTTCGTCAGAAACAAACCTCATTTAGGCTGGCAGGTCAAGACACGTAATGAACGTGAAATCCCATTGATTGATGAACTGAGAGACGTTCTGAAAATCACAGTTGGTGATCGACTCACGGGGCCAGTCTTTTTGCAACGACGTTATTTATCAGCCTCAGCAACACCTGAGCTAAATGGCCAAACTGAAAAGCAACTTGAAGAATTACTCCAGCAACGGGTAGTTCAGGAAGAGGCTGACTCCGGCAAGGCCATCAATAGAAGTCAATGGATGAAACTCTCACGAACGATCTGGCGCGATAGTGGTGCGTTGAAAACCGATCGAATACGAACGGAATTTATCAAGCTGACCAAGCAAATTAATCTACCACAGCTTACCGCTCCCAAATCGCTCCGACACCTCTTTGCCACATGCCTGCAGGATGGTAACGTGGATCCGTTAATCCGCAGTGAATTGATGGGGCATTCTACTTCCGCGACGAATGGAGCGAGCCATGGTTTGGGGATGACTGCTACATATACACATTCACGTCCTGAAACCAAAAGAAAGCAGCTTATAAATGCATTAATTCCCCGTGCTGGGAAAAAGGTAGCTGAAGACTGGCTCAAAGGACTAAATAGAAAGCGTTTTTGATCAATAGAAAGAATCCGACTATCTAGTGGCTCAAAACCGGCTCACTTTGCCCTGAATTAGCGTTAATCTGACCGATTCAATCAAGCAAGAACTTATCCTGCTGATTAAAAATTTAAAACAATTCTAAAGCCGTGCATTGTTAAAAGAATGATCACCACCTGAAACTCGTCATACTAATCATGACAAACAGAATATTGAAATATTGTGAAGTACATTTGCCTTATGACTGGGTAATAAAGTTGCGGATAGCACCAACCACTTCATCCTTGTCATCTTCTGTTTTTAGCCACTCTGCTCTAGTACTACGCACCCATTGCTTAAGTTCATCGTCGCTTGTGAAATCAGGTGGAGGATAGATACTTGATAATAGATGGGATGCCCGCCTTAAGCGTATCCCAAACCTAAACCATGCCAGCTCACCTGGTGAATTGCAACCATATTTCACGCACAGCGGAAGACTTGCCAAACATATTGGAACTTCTCCATCGAGAATCTGTTCTGCGATTGAGAGTAAACCTCCAGCTATTAATGCGAGCGAAGACCAGACATCCTGACAAACCGAAAGTGCTTTAGGAATCGGTTTCCCTCCCGTCCGATCAATTGATATTTCATCAACAGTATCACCTGTAATAATACATGCAATCTCTGCTATACTCTTCCCTTCCATCCAAGCTCCCAAAGGCAATTCTGCCGACATCCAGGCAGCTTCCCATGTTTCCGATGGAGTCCAATCAAGATCACGAACATCAAGATTGTTTATATCAGAGTGACTTACACACTGATTAAACTCTTCTGAAATATGCTTAATTTTTTCTGGCTTAAGATAATTATGAAGAAATCCTGGTGGCACATTTGAGATAATCTTAAGTAATTCCTCTTTCCATATTTGAACATCCCATGTAGAGAAATCCATAGGTAGTTCAGGGCGGATACGATTCCAAGCCTGATATAAAGCGTGCATAAGAAAAAAATCAAGCCCAGCTCTTTGAGCTGCTATCGGTAACCACTCTGGAGCGCCAGTAGATTCAACATACTCATTGGCGACTGATTCGAGGTGGGCGATGTTTTCTTCGTTTACATCAGGTTCACCATTTTTCTGCCGCAGGTAAGCTGCATAAGTTTTCTTCAAGACAACATCTGGCTCAATCTGATTTTCATCTCCCCCAGTAAGTAAAGACATAACCTGCAATTCTAGTTCACTTGCATGATCTGTCCTTAATGCATTAGCACAAACAGCATCCAAAAAAGGAGCCAAACCACTTTCAACACGTACCGAACCATCGTGCTGCTGTAGGTAATCAACCTGGGCTCTTGCTTTTATAAGTGACTCAAAGTTATTAAAGGCTACTGGTTTGTCTGGAACTGCAACTACGACCCCCTGATTTGCAAAACCAGCGCGTCCTGCCCTTCCTGCTGCATTTAATAATTGTGAAAATTTCCTACGATTAACCTCGTCAACCTCTTCTCCTCGAGTATCTCCGATTCGCGATCCCGCAATCACGACTGCAATCGCGGGTAAATTGAGGCCTTGTGCCAGTGTTCCTGTAGCAAACATCAGCGGAGCACTTCGAGATCGAAACATTGATTCTGCAGCAATTTTCTCTGTTTCCAGCATCAGAGAAGTATGTACAGAAACCCCTTTATCGAGTAGCCAAAATACTTGAGATTCGGTCCCTAATTCATACTCAGCCAAAACACGACAGACTTCTACAATCGAATGTCGTGATGGTAGCTCACTTAGAAATGAATTAGAAAATTGAACCTTTTTTCCATTATTGAATGGATAGTGCTTATTGGCTGGAGTGAATACCAATGTCTGAATATCAGATTCAGTAAATTTCCTTGCAATACTAATAGCACACTGATTCACCCAGCTGTCACCCTCCCAAAAGTATTTCCAATCATCCAAGCGTTTTATACGCTTTACTTTTAAAGGTGCTTCGCATTCTAATTGACAAACAGAGTAGTCTATTGATTCCTCAGATTGCCAAGGCCCCTGGAGGTTGACTGCCAACGCGCATTTTGAGGAAAACGCTCTTTTCTTGATTCGATCAGCACGTCCCTTAAGCCACTCAATCGCTTCCTTTGACTGTTCTTGAACAGAATGATTATCGACGCCTAAGACACCACGAAGTGTTCTCGTCGGCCTCCAACGAATAGTTACAGCCTGACTTTTCAAACCAGATGCCTCACTAAGCCATTCGGCAAGCTCTTCCGGATTTTGGATGATGGCCGACATCAACAGAAATTTAACGTCATCAGACCGAATCATCAATTGCGTCAAAACCAACTCCGCCAAAGGGCCTCGTGTCGAACCCGTATCTCCTAATAGATGACATTCATCAAATACTACCAGACGGCAGTCGTTAAATGCTTCAGGCGATAAACGTAAAGCAAGAGCGCACTTTTCTGGTGTCATTACAGCAACTGAATTAACGGGCATCTTATTAACCCTGTCAGCTGTAAAAACCGAATACTCCTGGTCACCAATAAATGCAAATATCTCTGTCCCCAGCTCTTTAAGCCCCTTACCAAGGTCACCACGAATCTGTTCCGTCAGGGCATTAGTTGGTGCTAAGTACAATACCCACCCACTATGAACTACTTGTGACACAGCAAGTTCACCTACGAATGACTTTCCACTGCCTGTAGGCATCGCGACAACTGCGTTTTGAGCATCACCGATTAGAGATTGTTTTACATATTCAAAAGCCGATGGCCACAAGACTGGTCGGCTGATCGAGTCTTCATTTCCCAAAGCGCGATTTAGAAGGTAATTCTGGTATTTTCCGGATTCATCTAATGGAAGAGGTACTACATGAACCAAAGCTCTCGTCCCTAGCGCAGGAAAGACTAAGCGAATTAATACACCGACATAATACAGACGACTGTAATCATTCCCGTATAAAGATATTGTATTGTCGATACTTTCTCCTGACAGAACACCAATAAACTCTTCTAAGCTTGCTACAACATTACCCAACTGTCCCCTGGTACCGATTAACCAAGAGCTGAACTCTGTCACTATTTGTCCTAATTGCAAATAGAGTCGACACAGTGTGTCTTCCTCAAGCCCAATTGTTTCCAAGGCATTTGAGCTGGACAATTCATAATCAAATTCATCAGAGAAAGGTGGGTACATACTCATGCGACATAGTTGTTCTATTCGCTTAAAAAAATATTCTGCTGCATGATCGACCAGAGATGCATCTTCTGAATCCATCATTCTGAAGACACGAAGTACCCCAGCTGCGCAGGCATCATACCCTGCTAAGAGATAAAGGAGAGAAGATTCGAGTCTGGCATAGCGTTCTGAGGATCTGATATGGCTCTCAGATATTTCTTTGTCTATTGTACTTGCAATTTCCAGATAGTCAGCCATCAGGGCGATTGCCTCAGCCGCAACAAATGCAGCTGCTTGCCGAGCATTCTCTTCTCGTCCTTCATCTAAGACCACATGAAAAATCAGTGTATTCGCAAGAC is a window from the Gimesia benthica genome containing:
- a CDS encoding GYF domain-containing protein; amino-acid sequence: MGVSDMEFPRVDSKWWLANGDQHEGPFSVNEILARVAQSNLRHDQLACPVGGSKWKPLTEWDVFAETIDRSEHIPLPPPLPSQKPGNVPWNPTHLWYLGLLFSPLWLGILTALNSKRLEQKISVWAPVGLGCGWLVADILFDQFVLSSLIVSILLLGGFAFAFWYLLLEKQQEQFDSITETNKSPGSWLVPCLAGSPLALLQLVGLAVAFLPTSPRDVCSEFLAADSPHEAKQYTTLNMTPILRQFELLETLTKQLPESQEDENEIEYFQLTDEAEAAPDVGGYLVGYRSTMPDENGGAFTLNGYFHLLEVKGEWKIDSWIITHFNNQPLDNGPTSMLTFFKGITDEMQRQIDQKSSTAKGKSPLKRDYSIYNYGITPTNNSLSSAPVKQENSQPNPAPEDSKKKTETKRNNLPTLIVSLLQSIFGESGGRIVFILIIIGVLTYNWRNSHS
- a CDS encoding PrsW family glutamic-type intramembrane protease, which translates into the protein MPDRIVKPKWWISNGERPDGPYDVDIVRERIRTRELFPDNLACPVGGEEWRPLRDWKEVFADAISVAVSRLPPPPPINTTDDRFQVRSAPEELTLQPGRERRPISENTEGQPITSSEPYPNIAYGADVAFEPYLQNLQDLKKYVKSGWILYLLIMVPFFLPDFGSTPGSPWFLAIIATIIGGILFSVLIQPQENDYGIGISVFVFTFIIAIPLLFFFQEMASKYAGTPFTEVMQSGGGRFKLFMCLTWLIGNGYNQISPEDMGASLPFFYHLVAMFSSVALCEEVLKLIPVLYVAKHTVGDWKQRCLFVGAMSGLGFGVVEGVLYHSQVYQPQAMSLSIYLIRFFSVATLHGCWTIISAACFYHLIENPDDNTHKPPEDIFECTFLILVSVISSMILHSLYNVLVTWSLFLGLLVAWLTVFITVRVFDARSELQNLPCTDSTGTK
- a CDS encoding tyrosine-type recombinase/integrase; this translates as MSTDVQINSNQPDREKERQDAAPDDSLKTVRKSPFKSREMVRSELMGDHTHETSVGVNVHIYERDGKYLARGRFERRPFGETLGTDLQEAKSKLRELLHRLDSGTFVPPSDARKQILKTRRIPNLTLRQLCDRFLSEKRKTRGKKTTRSYMNRLAPALDYAELAQSLKKWPAANLLNRDFALGLVEFLFNRKVTRNGSTNAPTKPMSARQIQNCLDTLRMVLKWACRADVRNLPPDFVNPVSTDLVEHSFNKDPLRQCVFPLERRIELLNAMDDWQFKSLSILFVLPLRVEDVAGLLVSDVDFEKQQVYFGSRFGGSDFNKGKVDVQFPFPEDLIPLFRMSVGERVEGPLFLNRKIYQGKSSIRYAFDSKSDLEQQYQHELAKAPKGTILNSQDRKAAFRKFLSKAGGVTSAYVGKQLRQVIGKGQPGKPHDFRGSITQEMKEAGVPFLELRYLTAHAVNDIINVYSGLNPKQEIAKYYDKIRPLLEAIKTRTEQLVTSEISACQSRSNPVQDTLPEGGQNV
- a CDS encoding tyrosine-type recombinase/integrase yields the protein MKQSSKQNRKTSFRIGKVRGDLRGKIWYLTYHENGKRLRPKIGPDKEQARQMAARITSQLESHTHSVFNFEPVQIDDLQTRWLNHHEQVLRSSLQTIRRYRAATTHLINFIAQKGVASKTSLFQVGHAEEFVHYLRTIKVAPNGHENSQKRPLLDKGIKYILQCCRSMFGYAIKRRHLSPYAENPFSCLDLDRIPIENAKAVSIFSPDQEKAFLEACDDWQFPIFLTLMLTGLRPGELTHLLLPDDLDLKTGMLFVRNKPHLGWQVKTRNEREIPLIDELRDVLKITVGDRLTGPVFLQRRYLSASATPELNGQTEKQLEELLQQRVVQEEADSGKAINRSQWMKLSRTIWRDSGALKTDRIRTEFIKLTKQINLPQLTAPKSLRHLFATCLQDGNVDPLIRSELMGHSTSATNGASHGLGMTATYTHSRPETKRKQLINALIPRAGKKVAEDWLKGLNRKRF
- a CDS encoding DEAD/DEAH box helicase, with protein sequence MFDQHAKALFTDFPEFEGLFADESVRTLSQAYLAVLEYRINSSISDLEGLANVQSFLRRLANTLIFHVVLDEGREENARQAAAFVAAEAIALMADYLEIASTIDKEISESHIRSSERYARLESSLLYLLAGYDACAAGVLRVFRMMDSEDASLVDHAAEYFFKRIEQLCRMSMYPPFSDEFDYELSSSNALETIGLEEDTLCRLYLQLGQIVTEFSSWLIGTRGQLGNVVASLEEFIGVLSGESIDNTISLYGNDYSRLYYVGVLIRLVFPALGTRALVHVVPLPLDESGKYQNYLLNRALGNEDSISRPVLWPSAFEYVKQSLIGDAQNAVVAMPTGSGKSFVGELAVSQVVHSGWVLYLAPTNALTEQIRGDLGKGLKELGTEIFAFIGDQEYSVFTADRVNKMPVNSVAVMTPEKCALALRLSPEAFNDCRLVVFDECHLLGDTGSTRGPLAELVLTQLMIRSDDVKFLLMSAIIQNPEELAEWLSEASGLKSQAVTIRWRPTRTLRGVLGVDNHSVQEQSKEAIEWLKGRADRIKKRAFSSKCALAVNLQGPWQSEESIDYSVCQLECEAPLKVKRIKRLDDWKYFWEGDSWVNQCAISIARKFTESDIQTLVFTPANKHYPFNNGKKVQFSNSFLSELPSRHSIVEVCRVLAEYELGTESQVFWLLDKGVSVHTSLMLETEKIAAESMFRSRSAPLMFATGTLAQGLNLPAIAVVIAGSRIGDTRGEEVDEVNRRKFSQLLNAAGRAGRAGFANQGVVVAVPDKPVAFNNFESLIKARAQVDYLQQHDGSVRVESGLAPFLDAVCANALRTDHASELELQVMSLLTGGDENQIEPDVVLKKTYAAYLRQKNGEPDVNEENIAHLESVANEYVESTGAPEWLPIAAQRAGLDFFLMHALYQAWNRIRPELPMDFSTWDVQIWKEELLKIISNVPPGFLHNYLKPEKIKHISEEFNQCVSHSDINNLDVRDLDWTPSETWEAAWMSAELPLGAWMEGKSIAEIACIITGDTVDEISIDRTGGKPIPKALSVCQDVWSSLALIAGGLLSIAEQILDGEVPICLASLPLCVKYGCNSPGELAWFRFGIRLRRASHLLSSIYPPPDFTSDDELKQWVRSTRAEWLKTEDDKDEVVGAIRNFITQS